The Ochotona princeps isolate mOchPri1 chromosome 1, mOchPri1.hap1, whole genome shotgun sequence genome has a segment encoding these proteins:
- the LOC101527864 gene encoding putative vomeronasal receptor-like protein 4, with the protein MIQSSFIQRAIFLFLTGPGVGGNLFLFVKHVHMIIIAPRKKVADAILVHLALSNIMTLCARVISGMLSAFLLNNFLGNIICKTVIYLNRVARSLSICTTCLLSVVQAITISPSNTLWRKFKPHTAWQVLPHLLLFWIFSCLISSNLLHYITSINSMNGSSVRAYVGYCYMLPAPQIIKWLVLCLMALRDLTFQTLMGCSSGYMALYLYKHHKRVLYLQSSRIAKYPSPEIKATQNTLILMTCFLFCYWIDFILSFYTGIILSEESTTLHTKILLEVGYASLSPFILISRDAKLVKCWFIH; encoded by the coding sequence ATGATCCAGAGTAGCTTCATCCAGAGAGCAATCTTCCTTTTTCTTACTGGACCTGGCGTTGGAGGgaatttgtttctgtttgtgaAACATGTGCACATGATTATCATAGCTCCCAGGAAAAAGGTTGCAGATGCTATTCTTGTCCATCTGGCTTTAAGTAACATTATGACACTTTGTGCCAGAGTAATCTCAGGTATGTTATCAGCTTTTCTTCTCAATAACTTCCTAGGCAATATTATTTGCAAAACTGTGATTTACCTGAACAGAGTGGCTCGAAGTCTCTCCATCTGCACCACCTGCCTCCTCAGTGTAGTCCAGGCcatcaccatcagtcccagcAACACCTTGTGGAGAAAGTTCAAACCACACACTGCATGGCAGGTtcttccccacctcctcctcttctggATCTTTAGCTGTCTCATAAGCTCTAACTTGCTCCACTACATCACATCAATCAATAGCATGAATGGGTCTAGTGTTAGAGCGTATGTTGGATACTGCTACATGTTGCCAGCTCCACAAATAATCAAATGGCTTGTCCTCTGTCTCATGGCTCTCCGGGACCTCACCTTTCAGACTCTCATGGGCTGTAGCAGTGGGTACATGGCTCTTTATTTGTACAAACATCACAAGCGTGTCCTCTACCTCCAGAGCTCCAGGATTGCCAAATATCCCAGCCCAGAGATCAAAGCTACTCAAAATACTCTCATTCTCATGACTTGTTTCCTGTTCTGTTATTGGATAGATTTCATTTTGTCCTTCTACACAGGAATCATATTGTCAGAGGAATCAACAACATTACATACTAAAATACTTCTTGAAGTTGGTTATGCCAGTCTCAGCCCCTTTATCCTGATCAGCAGGGATGCCAAACTGGTGAAATGCTGGTTTATTCACTGA